The genomic window AAGCCGCTGGAAAGAGTTCCTGGCCACCTACCCGGAGCGCGTCGCCGCCCAGGAAAAGGCGACGGCGAAGTGGACGGCCGACGCTGCGGCGGCGAAAGCGGCGGGCAAGGCGTTCAATCGTCGCAAGCCGGTGGCGGCCGAAGGTCCGGGCAGCCGCTGGATGCCGTCGGGCATCTATCACGCGATGATCGCTCCGCTGCTGCGGGCACGCTTCTGCGGCGTGCTCTGGTATCAGGGAGAGGCGAACGCGTTGCGGGCGGCTGAATACCAGACGCTGTTTCCGGGCATGATTCGGCAATGGCGGGCCGAACTGGCCGCGCCCGAGCTGCCGTTCTACTTCGTGCAACTGGCGAACTATGGCCGGGTGCCGGAGAAGACCGACCAGGCGTGGGCGTTTCTCCGGGAGTCGCAGATGGCGGCGCTCGCGCTGCCGCGAACCGGCATGGCGGTGACGCTCGATATCGGCGACGCCACCAACATTCACCCCAAGAACAAGCAGGAGGTCGGGCGCCGGCTGGCGCTCGTGGCCCGGCACCAGTTGCTCGGCGAAAAGCAGGAGTACTCCGGGCCGTTGTTTGCCGCGGCTCAGCGGGACGGGACGGCCCTGCGGGTGACCTTCACACATGCGGACGGACTCAGGCTGCGGAATCCCGCGGCGCAGAGCTTTGAGGTGGCGGGGGCGGATCGCGTGTTCGTGCCGGCGGAGGCGAAGGTCGCGGGCGATGCCCTGATCGTTTCGGCTGCGTCGGTGCCGGCACCGGTGGCGGTGCGCTACGCCTGGCGCAATGCGCCGGATGCGACGCTCTTCAACGCGGCCGGTCTGCCCGCCGCGCCATTCCGTTCGGACCGCTGGTAGCCCGCCGCTGCCATGCCTGATTATTTCGCATGAAGTACTTTCTTGGCCTTGATGTGGGAACAGGAAGCGCCCGGGCCGGTGTTTTCACCGGCAAGGGCGTGCGGCTGGGTTCGGCCAGCGCACCGATTCGCCTGTGGAAGCCGGCGCCGGACCACGTCGAGCAATCGAGCGAGGATATCTGGCGCGCGTGCCGGGTCGCGGTGCAACAGGCGCTGCGTGCAGCGGGGCTCAACGGCGATGCGATCGACGGCATCGGCTTTGATGCGACCTGTTCGCTCGTGGCGATCGACGCCGAGGGGAAGCCCGTGTCCATCAGCACCACCGGACGCGCCGAGCAGAACGTGATGGTCTGGATGGATCATCGTGCGACCGCGCAGGCGGAGCGGATCAACGCCACGCGGCATGCAGTCCTGCGTTACGTCGGCGGTGCGGTTTCGCCGGAAATGCAGACCCCGAAGCTCCTTTGGCTGAAGGAGAGTCTGCCGACCCACTGGAGACGGACGGCGCAGTTTTTCGACTTGGCCGACTACCTGACCTATCGCGCCACGGGCGACGCCACGCGGTCGCTGTGTACCGTCGTCTGCAAATGGACTTATCTCGGCCACGCCGGACTTGATGGCTCGGGTTGGGATCGGGACTTCTTCCGCCAGGTGGGACTGGACGAACTGGTGGACGACGGGTTTGCGCGGATCGGAGCGCGGATCCGCCCGATGGGACAACCTCTGGGCCGTGGGCTTACCGCGACCGCGGCCCGCGAACTCGGGCTGCGGGCCGGCACGCCCGTCGGCGTCGGTATCATCGATGCGCATGCGGGCGGGATCGGGCTGCTCGGGACCAGCGCGGGCCAAGGGCGGCTCCGCGCGGCGGACCTCAACCGCCGGCTCGCGCTGATCGGCGGCACGTCGTCCTGTCACATGGCGGTCTCACGCGAGCCGCGTTTCGTGCGAGGAATCTGGGGGCCCTACTATTCGGCGATGCTGCCCGGGTTTTGGCTGACCGAAGGCGGGCAGTCCGCGACCGGCGCGCTGATCGATCACATCGTCTTTTCCCATGCTGCGGCCGGGGTGCTCAAGCTGGAGGCCCGGCGGCAGTCGCGAACCGTGTACGAAGTGCTCAACGCGCGGGTCGAGGCTCTGGGCAAAGCCGCCGGTCTGCCCTCCTCGTCGTTGCTCACGCGCGAGTTGCACGTCCTGCCCGACTTCCATGGCAACCGCTCGCCGCGGAGCGATCCGACGCTCCGTGGCGTGGTGTCCGGCCTGTCGCTGTCCGCCACGCTCGACGACCTTGCCCGGCTGTATCTGGCGACGATCCAGGCCGTGGCCTACGGCACCCGGCACATCATCGCGGAGATGAACCGGAAGGGCTACGCGATCGACACCGTCCTCGTCTGTGGCGGCGGGAGCAAAAATCCCCTTTTCCTGCGCGAGCATGCCACCATCACCGGTTGCCGGCTGATTCTGCCGCGGGAGCCGGAGTCTGTCCTGCTCGGCTCCGCCATCCTCGGCGCGGCGGCGGCCGGCGGCGGAAAACTGCCGGCGCTAATGGTGGCGATGTCGGGCGAGGGGAGGGCGGTCGAGCCGGCCGGCGGAGCGGTCGCCGGGTACCACGAAGCCAAATATCGCGTTTTTCACCGGCTGCACCGCGACTTCCTCGCGGCGCGGCGCCTGATGCAAGCCAGGTGATCCTGTTTCTATGACTATGAAAACCGTTCTCTTGGTCGCGAGTGGCGACCTTCGTCAGTCGGCCAATGAAGTCTGCTGGCCTGCGCAGCACGCGATGGAGCAGTCATTGGCTCGGGCGGTGACCAAGCTCGGGTGCAAGCTGGTCCGGGCGCATCCCTACAAACCCGATCTGCAGCACGGATTCATCGCCTCGCAGAAGGAAGGTATGGAAGTGTTTTCCCGGATCGATCCGGAGGCGCCCTTGATCGTGGCGGAGGCGGTCTGGCAATACTCGCATCATGTGCTGCCCGGCCTGATCTCCCATCGCGGACCGATCCTCACTGTCGCGAACTGGAGCGGCCAGTGGCCGGGCCTCGTCGGCATGCTGAATCTCAACGGCTCGCTGACGAAGGCCGGCGTCCGCTACTCGACGCTCTGGAGCGAGGACTTCACGGATGCGTTCTTCCTCGGAGGGCTGGAGCGCTGGCTCCGGACCGGGACTTGCCGCCATCGCCTGACGCATGTGCACCCGTTCTCGGCGGCGCGGGTGCCGAAGGAGGCGCAGGCCGTGGCGCGGCCGATCGCCGAGGACCTTCGTCGCAACAAGAGCATCATGGGCGTGTTCGACGAAGGCTGCATGGGCATGTTCAACGCGATCATCCCGGACCGCCTCCTGTTCTCGACCGGCGTGTACAAGGAACGCCTGTCGCAGTCGGCGTTGTACTACGCGACCACCTTTGTGCCCGATGACGACGCGCTGGCGGTTTACGAGTGGCTCCAGGCCAAGGGGCTGAAATTCCACTTTGGCCGGGACGAAGCGACGGAGCTGACGGAGAACCAGGTGCTGGCGCAGTGCCGGCTGTACGTCGCGGCGCTGCGCCTCGCCGACGACTTCGGCTGCGAGGCGATCGGCATCCAGTACCAGCAAGGGTTGAAGGACCTCCTTCCGGCCAGCGACCTGGCCGAGGGTTTGCTGAACAACGCGAGCCGGCCGCCGGTGAAGAATGCTGCCGGCCAGGTGATCCGCCGCGGCGCGCCGCTTACGCATTTCAACGAGGCTGACGAATGCGCCGGGCTCGATGGCATCTTCACGAGCCGCGTCCACCGCGCGCTCCGCCAGCCGGTGGAGAACACGCTGCACGACCTCCGCTGGGGCGACTGGGATCGGAGCGGCTCCACCAAGGATTACGTCTGGGTTCTCCTGATCTCCGGCGCCGCCCCGGCGGCGCATCACATCGGCGGCTATCGCGGCAGTGAATCGTACCGCCAGCCGCCGATGTACTTCCGGCTGGGCGGCGGCACGCTGTGCGGCGTGGCGCATCCGGGCGAAATCGTCTGGAGCCGCATCTACGTCGAGGACGACCGGCTCAAGCTCGACCTCGGTCGCGGCCGGGTGGCGAGGTTGCCCAAGGCCGAGACGGAGCGGCGCTGGAAGGCAACCTGCGCCGAATGGCCGATCATGCATGCGGTGACCTACGGTGTCTCGCGGGACCAGATGATGGCGCGTCACAAGGCCAACCACGTCCACGTCGCCTATGCCAACAGCGCGGCGGAGGCGGATCTCGCGGCCTACGCCAAGGCGGCGCTGGCGAACGAGCTCGGGCTCGAGGTCAACTTCTGCGGAACCAAGGCGGATGGCGCTGCGTTTTAAAGACGTCCCCGGCCTTTGGGGGCGCGGTTCGACGACCTGGTCACGGCCGATGCCGGCCTTGTCAGGGGGGCTGTACGTGCCGCAGAGATAGACCATGGCTGACGCGAAGAGTCCCCCGGTCACGATCCGCACGATCGCTCAGCATGTGGGCGTGTCCAACGCCACCGTCTCCTCGGTGCTGGCCAACCGGCACGAGGAGCGGCGGGTCGCC from Opitutus sp. ER46 includes these protein-coding regions:
- a CDS encoding sialate O-acetylesterase, with protein sequence MRSIAVTFRLTALAVGWVAALALGRAEITLAPLFRDGAVVQRDQPLPVWGWAAPGENLKITFHSQSVMTKAGEDGSWLAMLAPEPTAAQPAQLVVQGSETRRVDGILVGDVWLCSGQSNMEFRVSEVRNAEQEIAAATFPLIRHFKIPHLVAERPQRDCPGAWETCSPETVGAFTAVGFFFACEYQARTGVPIGLVNASWGGTFIEAWMSPPALAADPAAAAIQSRWKEFLATYPERVAAQEKATAKWTADAAAAKAAGKAFNRRKPVAAEGPGSRWMPSGIYHAMIAPLLRARFCGVLWYQGEANALRAAEYQTLFPGMIRQWRAELAAPELPFYFVQLANYGRVPEKTDQAWAFLRESQMAALALPRTGMAVTLDIGDATNIHPKNKQEVGRRLALVARHQLLGEKQEYSGPLFAAAQRDGTALRVTFTHADGLRLRNPAAQSFEVAGADRVFVPAEAKVAGDALIVSAASVPAPVAVRYAWRNAPDATLFNAAGLPAAPFRSDRW
- a CDS encoding FGGY-family carbohydrate kinase — encoded protein: MKYFLGLDVGTGSARAGVFTGKGVRLGSASAPIRLWKPAPDHVEQSSEDIWRACRVAVQQALRAAGLNGDAIDGIGFDATCSLVAIDAEGKPVSISTTGRAEQNVMVWMDHRATAQAERINATRHAVLRYVGGAVSPEMQTPKLLWLKESLPTHWRRTAQFFDLADYLTYRATGDATRSLCTVVCKWTYLGHAGLDGSGWDRDFFRQVGLDELVDDGFARIGARIRPMGQPLGRGLTATAARELGLRAGTPVGVGIIDAHAGGIGLLGTSAGQGRLRAADLNRRLALIGGTSSCHMAVSREPRFVRGIWGPYYSAMLPGFWLTEGGQSATGALIDHIVFSHAAAGVLKLEARRQSRTVYEVLNARVEALGKAAGLPSSSLLTRELHVLPDFHGNRSPRSDPTLRGVVSGLSLSATLDDLARLYLATIQAVAYGTRHIIAEMNRKGYAIDTVLVCGGGSKNPLFLREHATITGCRLILPREPESVLLGSAILGAAAAGGGKLPALMVAMSGEGRAVEPAGGAVAGYHEAKYRVFHRLHRDFLAARRLMQAR
- a CDS encoding fucose isomerase, which gives rise to MKTVLLVASGDLRQSANEVCWPAQHAMEQSLARAVTKLGCKLVRAHPYKPDLQHGFIASQKEGMEVFSRIDPEAPLIVAEAVWQYSHHVLPGLISHRGPILTVANWSGQWPGLVGMLNLNGSLTKAGVRYSTLWSEDFTDAFFLGGLERWLRTGTCRHRLTHVHPFSAARVPKEAQAVARPIAEDLRRNKSIMGVFDEGCMGMFNAIIPDRLLFSTGVYKERLSQSALYYATTFVPDDDALAVYEWLQAKGLKFHFGRDEATELTENQVLAQCRLYVAALRLADDFGCEAIGIQYQQGLKDLLPASDLAEGLLNNASRPPVKNAAGQVIRRGAPLTHFNEADECAGLDGIFTSRVHRALRQPVENTLHDLRWGDWDRSGSTKDYVWVLLISGAAPAAHHIGGYRGSESYRQPPMYFRLGGGTLCGVAHPGEIVWSRIYVEDDRLKLDLGRGRVARLPKAETERRWKATCAEWPIMHAVTYGVSRDQMMARHKANHVHVAYANSAAEADLAAYAKAALANELGLEVNFCGTKADGAAF